From one Plasmodium knowlesi strain H genome assembly, chromosome: 11 genomic stretch:
- a CDS encoding citrate synthase-like protein, putative — translation MRSLKRALPTTRGREFHLPNNPVYLIRRHSYHLHKNGDRSESTCGHPQPCVMLETEIFLDFKGHFYRGMDVRDLCRRATFDEVIFFFLHKRWPNESELKRKNCYVQNELNRFCERNVLEMGRLLQTSDPLQLIRIALLKFSHQSEQQTETEGEPKSTHDPLFNYLKILAASVKLLLRWGHSELVSPPMNDYADFTSFLIDAYPTEGKEVNFHNKGKEEDDAENLNASRESNESKGQTLTPHPWREERIKLLNAFLVCMCEQGINENTFFVRMLSSVQCHNYFSLCVSASTFYIDAFRNVDLRDSLEGFLRFVVPSVGTIKRGEHNKFHKNREPEGGHLRQGNHLDDEIATHLNVDFFFHKGNSYREKNAILKEHLTEYCNNTCEKNLHCLKHFEQVEEFFLKNQKKHASCYYYPLLTFHLLGVPLPLLPSVFFIMRLLSFMAHRQEQITNNKLVKYAGVYVGVPPRGFHMQPLHRGATSPH, via the exons ATGCGTAGTCTGAAGCGTGCCCTTCCCACCACCAGGGGGAGGGAATTCCACCTTCCTAATAATCCCGTGTATCTGATAAGAAGACATTCTTACCACCTCCATAAGAATGGGGACCGATCAGAAAGTACCTGTGGACACCCACAACCATGCGTCATGTTGGAGACAGAAATTTTCCTGGACTTCAAAG GACACTTTTACAGGGGAATGGACGTGAGGGATCTGTGCAGGCGTGCTACATTCGAtgaagttatttttttcttcctacatAAGCGATGGCCAAACGAAAGTGAATTGAAgcgaaaaaattgttacgtgcaaaatgaattaaacCGTTTTTGCGAAAGGAATGTCTTAGAAATGGGAAGACTGCTTCAGACTTCAGATCCCTTGCAGCTGATACGGATAGCTCTACTTAAGTTTTCTCACCAATCGGAACAACAAACAGAAACAGAAGGAGAACCAAAAAGCACACACgaccccctttttaattatcTCAAAATATTGGCTGCATCTGTAAAGTTACTTCTCCGATGGGGTCATTCCGAATTGGTTTCTCCACCCATGAACGATTACGCAGATTTCACTTCCTTCCTCATTGATGCGTACCCCacggaagggaaagaagtaaACTTCCATaacaaagggaaggaagaagatgatgcGGAAAATCTGAACGCTTCACGGGAGAGCAATGAATCCAAGGGGCAAACCTTAACTCCCCATCCGtggagagaagaaagaataaaactATTAAATGCCTTCCTCGTATGCATGTGCGAACAGGGTATAAATGAGAATACCTTCTTCGTTCGCATGCTCAGTAGTGTACAGTGCCACAATTATTTCAGTTTATGCGTCTCCGCTAGCACATTCTATATAGATGCATTCAGGAACGTTGACTTGCGTGACTCTCTGGAGGGGTTCCTCAGATTTGTCGTTCCTTCGGTAGGGACAATTAAGCGGGGTGAGCATAACAAATTTCATAAAAACCGTGAACCCGAAGGGGGACACCTTCGCCAGGGAAACCATTTGGACGACGAGATCGCCACACACCTGAATGtggatttcttctttcacaaGGGAAACTCCTACAGGGAGAAGAACGCTATCCTTAAAGAACATCTGACCGAGTACTGCAACAACACATGTGAGAAGAATCTCCATTGCCTAAAGCATTTCGAACAAGTGGAAGAATTCTTCTTAAAGAATCAGAAGAAACATGCCTCCTGCTACTATTATCCCCTCTTGACATTTCACCTTTTAGGTGTACCTCTTCCTTTGCTACCATCTGTGTTTTTCATAATGAGACTACTCTCCTTCATGGCCCACCGGCAGGAACAAATTACCAACAACAAGCTCGTGAAGTATGCGGGTGTTTACGTGGGCGTTCCACCTAGAGGGTTCCACATGCAGCCATTACATCGTGGTGCAACATCGCCGCATTGA
- a CDS encoding zinc transporter ZIP1, putative has product MDLLLAKAICIFTFVCVATFGCSIPYLIGLLGNKKNAEHENRIKGVLSNLNCFGSGFIFSIVMFHLLPETIMTVTSHSHIVLFNSSDPEAKTLFIFLFVFIGFAMQLALEYVLPVDGNMCCVVNDNVKSMLEDNFAKNKYQSKKSDSINIEMHSVTVNEHQYHHACDSQHFKKQQNIVKFLHVLTLQSFFLTISLAVHSCIEGMIVGTSNDVNFVFINSFCILSHKWIAGVTVALSLNQNNISKNLKIILLIIFIFSSPLGIIIGHLIKSSGEKVTCVINAVSIGTLLFIGCEILLNEIKQKFSRKIRLAKWLSFCSSCVIAFLLIMMTQHLAPHAHAHSLDHGHSSNHHQAH; this is encoded by the exons ATGGACCTCCTGCTGGCGAAGgccatttgcattttcaccTTCGTGTGTGTGGCAACGTTCGGATGCTCCATCCCATACCTCATAGGTCTCCtcgggaataaaaagaatgcTGAGCATGAAAATAGAATTAAGGGTGTTCTGTCCAACTTGAACTGCTTTGGATCTGGTTTCATCTTTTCCATCGTCATGTTTCACCTCCTCCCAGAGACGATCATGACAGTGACATCTCATAGTCATattgttttatttaattCTTCCGATCCTGAAGCCAAAacgttattcatttttttatttgtttttattgGTTTTGCTATGCAATTGGCTTTGGAATATGTCCTTCCTGTGGATGGTAACATGTGCTGTGTTGTAAATGATAATGTCAAGTCTATGCTGGAAGATAATTTTGCCAA AAACAAGTACCAAAGTAAAAAGAGCGACTCCATCAACATCGAGATGCACAGTGTG ACGGTGAACGAACATCAGTACCACCACGCATGTGATAGCCAGCATTTCAAAAAGCAGCAGAATATCGTGAAGTTTCTGCATGTGCTAACTTTGCAgtctttttttctgaccATATCCCTGGCGGTGCACTCGTGCATTGAAG GAATGATTGTTGGAACGTCAAATGATGTTAACTTCGTGTTTATAAACtccttttgtattttatCGCACAAGTGGATCGCAGGGGTGACGGTTGCCCTCTCACTGAACCAGAACAACATA AGCAAAAACCTGAAGATCATCCTCCtgatcattttcattttttcctcccctcttGGGATAATCATTGGACACCTAATAAAATCTTCGG GCGAGAAGGTGACTTGCGTGATTAACGCTGTTTCTATTGGGACACTGCTCTTCATCGGATGCGAG ATTTTGCTAAACGAAATAAAGCAAAAGTTTAGTCGCAAGATACGATTGGCCAAATGGTTGAGCTTCTGCTCCTCCTGCGTAATTGCGTTTCTTCTCATTATGATGACACAACACCTGGCTCCACACGCCCACGCGCACAGTCTTGATCACGGCCACAGCAGTAACCACCATCAAGCGCATTGA